In Oncorhynchus clarkii lewisi isolate Uvic-CL-2024 chromosome 2, UVic_Ocla_1.0, whole genome shotgun sequence, one DNA window encodes the following:
- the LOC139424287 gene encoding mediator of DNA damage checkpoint protein 1-like, whose product MEATQLIDDSILEESEEEDDGEKRGEPLAKLRVLKNKHITETELPLYQGENVLGRNPDSCSLPLVARSVSKQHTIISISMFHGNRRHGNVAAMETEALVWDLGSMNGTRKGRTKLTPHVRYALTEGECVVIADIPCQYVSVDQRGGQGHMQNPTNAHSGRRSRPDRKAQLRGSPSGQGLGRETGTPKTEGRGVNGEIGAPSLTELGGKGKNLAKPLSFELTPTQPERTLVPESDSDGEQEGQRDKRGKYFVSDSDSHMSSPTCSTFLSPTTNVIPESEDESLITPSSSSAKNRPKKIVSFSEEESDMDGPRQQPRRRRAQVIVDDSEEEEEGKEGTEALGEKETGKRTRGKEDVSVVNQVSQAERDRLTPSAPMVSTEDTFNMDSDTDVEGEEEMGLSAPVNAVKPPAATEPPTTDSDPGQIHMDSDTDVEEGDTMDSDSKLMLTAADVERKPVDSVPVVQPTEIHLDSDTDVDDDDDVVVSDSATNVTSFVSDPAEKPDNPAPAVPPVEFHLDTDTDVEEEDTDTHSKTVPESDSSGIRTGIAGHQEILLDSDTDEEDNPFTPPASSRTAELLNPPTSVGPAAAAPLEIRSDSDTDLEEDAIQTMNLPPPNVTTVTEDAVFASRQAVLPSPTITTTTGAVTKTIALRSQDSDADTDAEEERLEPKPPRCRPPAGMVPESDLSEPSDFRMDSDTEEDGPGEAGQGQTACLLREGAAGPGLLPLGGSSGPHQKCSTPLASSVQEEMETQAFFCPSDPFRRPALPPVLRPIAALSCSASDSQEDDDFVVAETQSFVLEAQNQGHQSSLPVEPTLDATQPYGLEPSLGEEQPSRGSFQLGLSDSSHLHLQARDQASESTQAFSFPGGDSDLEATQTYGSGGGSEEPSLGQRSAVFRRNRQGDSDLEATQTYGSRGGSEEPGLGQRSAVFERNRQVDFALEATQAYAAQPRSDTEEEDEEETPTTSNVATTETLPMSAYEEEDSEEEEDLVGAKPLIPVRRGRSGGARERDEEEQETQTGEVLTNQYLSTAQTLDMVQESDDEEEAKPDSPRRRRTQKQTVDEEERQTVGSYLSTAETQPMFTAAAAEDDDDNEEEELKPPSPRRRGRSQRGRVEEEETQPSEFLTSSHISTAETQPMGTCDTEEEEEEDTKAKGQAQRERGKESEAGTSGVSSRGRRGARGGEEESSETLKTQMRGKGKAVNTAGGGGRREVLPEEEESEKEEEAEVVEQGRRGIGRKSVKQQKEGEKERLEEERREEEEGIEKERQEQAEKERLQKEKVESERVMKEQQDRERMEQELKEQDERLESVEREKTERMEREKREETERMEREKREQEKREETERMEREKREETERMEREKREQEKREETERMEREKREQEKREQEKREETERMEREKREETERMEREKREQEKREETERMEREKREETERMEREKREQEKREETERMEREKREETERMEREKREQEKREETERMEREKREQEKREETERMEREKREQEKRERLERERKEREEQERLQCERTKREKKERLEEEKERIERERKEIEERNRLEREEKEKQERLERENREREALERSERERVEKERIEGEQAEKQRLEKEKMEREEKRKQERELLKKKKEEERNLKEKLEREKKEREKREAEEKEKEIKERQAKEQGEKQAKKDDENELKTSRRGRRAATRRTVTVPPTTEPQPELNILSSTPEPVPASITRSRSNSSNSVSSERSSIDTLGSRGRGGRKTTSTTEPAPDPDNPTRNSTRRRTLVGTVVAPPAAVEVTAQDILSSEQFVARRTRSSSTNSHSSTNSEVSTCIVDSVSSQSKGRGGGRRRKTGTESLSPSNRQSEQPPAPKPTARGRRSQKVEDDGPHPVINEKADSQEAGGTTRGQNKTAKTNEPDPVVADEETTPAQVTEDSPAPRGNGRGRGRAGQKDNTPESTTTTAGGDTPSEEGLESKTGGRGKGRKRGLEEEEEEENSGFKVPRRKAKVQRGGRCRAAEEKGEKEEKPASTPAKRGRASTAQVKKIAEEEKSMAGQSEKMEEEEASAVQRKVRGRQSTVQIKKKEEPVLDSVVPQTPTGKGRGKRRAPVESSPLARTPRSSSASPLSSLSSPGTLGPARAATHSYKVLFTGVVDEEGGKVVSCLGGSLAKGVADMTHLVTDRVRRTVKFLCAVARGMPVVTTAWLDKCGKVGHFLPTDRYLVKDREQENKFSFCLEESLRTASTQPLLQGYEVHVTRSVLPEPAQMKDIIICSGARFLSTMPSTQKAQARTLVISCGEDWSLCAPALSASLPVLSAEFLLTGILQQRVDLVTHVLSAPKPRAQPGAKGQARGRKRM is encoded by the exons ATGGAGGCAACACAGCTGATCGATGACTCAATATTGGAAGagtcagaggaggaggatgatggagAGAAGCGAGGAGAGCCACTGGCCAAACTCAGGgtgttaaaaaataaacacatcACAGAGACTG agtTGCCTCTCTACCAGGGAGAAAATGTGTTGGGTCGAAACCCAGACTCCTGCTCCCTGCCCCTTGTGGCCCGCTCCGTATCCAAGCAACACACCATCATCTCCATCTCAATGTTTCACGGCAACCGTCGTCATGGCAACGTTGCCGCCATGGAGACAGAGGCTTTAGTGTGGGACCTGGGCAGCATGAACGGGACAAGGAAGGGCCGGACCAAACTGACCCCTCACGTCCGCTACGCTCTGACCGAGGGAGAGTGTGTGGTAATAGCTGACATCCCCTGCCAGTATGTCTCTGTGGACCAGAGGGGGGGACAGGGGCACATGCAGAACCCGACAAACGCACACTCTGGAAGGAGGTCCAGGCCAGACAGGAAGGCCCAGCTCAGAGGAAGCCCTAGCGGCCAAGGTCTGGGACGAGAGACTGGCACACCGAAGACTGAGGGTAGAGGAGTTAATGGAGAGATCGGGGCACCGTCGTTGACTGAGCTGGGTGGAAAGGGTAAAAATCTGGCCAAACCCCTGTCATTTGAACTAACCCCCACACAGCCTGAGAGGACACTGGTGCCTGAGTCTGACTCCGATGGAGagcaagagggacagagagacaaacggGGAAAGTACTTTG tCTCTGATTCTGACTCGCACATGTCCAGTCCCACCTGTTCTACATTCCTCAGTCCTACAACCAACGTCATTCCAGAGAG TGAGGACGAGAGCCTcatcactccctcctcctcctctgctaaAAACAGACCCAAGAAAATAGTGAGCTTCAGTGAGGAGGAGAGCGACATGGATGGACCGAGACAGCAGCCCAGGAGAAGAAGAGCTCAAGTGATAGTGGACGACAgcgaagaagaggaggaggggaaggaaggcaCAGAGGCACTAGGAGAGAAGGAAACTGGCAAAAGGACAAGAGGAAAGGAGGATGTGTCAGTGGTGAACCAGGTCAGTCAAGCTGAGAGAGATCGATTAACCCCCTCTGCACCAATGGTGTCTACAGAGGACACGTTTAACATGGACAGTGACACAgacgtagagggagaggaggagatggggctgTCTGCACCTGTAAATGCTGTTAAGCCACCAGCCGCAACAGAACCTCCTACTACAGACTCTGACCCAGGCCAGATCCACATGGACAGTGATACTGATGTAGAGGAAGGGGATACTATGGACAGTGACTCTAAGTTAATGCTAACTGCTGCCGATGTGGAGAGGAAACCAGTAGATTCTGTCCCAGTGGTGCAGCCAACAGAGATACACCTGGACAGTGATACAGatgtggatgatgatgatgatgttgttgtgtcaGACAGTGCTACCAATGTTACCTCCTTCGTATCCGATCCGGCTGAGAAACCAGACAATCCTGCCCCTGCAGTGCCACCCGTAGAATTCCACCTAGACACTGACACAGATGTGGAAGaggaagacacagacacacattccaAAACAGTTCCAGAATCAGATTCTAGTGGGATCAGAACAGGGATTGCTGGTCACCAGGAGATCCTTTTGGACAGTGATACTGATGAAGAAGACAACCCGTTTACCCCTCCGGCCAGCAGCAGAACAGCGGAGCTCCTTAATCCACCCACCAGTGTAGGACCTGCAGCTGCTGCTCCTCTGGAGATCAGGTCTGACAGCGACACAGACTTAGAGGAAGACGCCATACAGACCATGAACCTTCCTCCTCCTAATGTCACCACGGTAACGGAGGATGCGGTGTTCGCGTCGCGACAGGCCGTGCTTCCATCAcccacaataacaacaacaaccggTGCTGTTACCAAGACAATCGCTCTCAGGTCTCAGGACTCTGATGCTGACACAGATGCTGAGGAGGAGAGGTTGGAGCCCAAACCCCCCCGGTGTCGGCCCCCAGCAGGGATGGTCCCGGAGTCGGACCTCAGTGAGCCCAGTGACTTCAGGATGGACAGTGATACGGAGGAGGATGGACCAGGGGAGGCAGGCCAGGGACAGACTGCATGTCTGCTCAGAGAGGGGGCAGCTGGCCCTGGGCTGCTCCCCCTGGGGGGTTCCTCTGGCCCTCATCAGAAGTGCTCCACCCCTTTGGCATCGTCAGtacaggaggagatggagactCAGGCCTTCTTCTGTCCCTCTGACCCCTTCAGAC GCCCAGCTCTCCCTCCTGTGCTGAGGCCTATAGCAGCATTGTCCTGCTCTGCATCAGACAGCCAGGAGGACGATGACTTTGTGGTGGCCGAGACCCAGTCATTTGTGTTGGAGGCCCAGAACCAGGGCCATCAGAGCAGCCTTCCAGTGGAACCAACTCTGGATGCTACACAGCCCTACGGTCTGGAGCCTTCCTTGGGGGAGGAGCAGCCCAGCCGAGGCTCCTTCCAGCTGGGTCTGTCAGACAGCAGCCACCTCCACCTCCAGGCCAGGGACCAGGCCTCAGAGAGCACCCAGGCATTCAGCTTCCCAGGTGGGGATTCTGACCTGGAGGCCACCCAGACCTATGGATCTGGAGGGGGGAGCGAGGAGCCTTCCCTTGGCCAGAGGTCTGCGGTGTTCAGGAGGAACAGGCAGGGGGATTCTGACCTGGAGGCCACACAGACCTATGGATCTAGAGGGGGGAGCGAGGAGCCTGGCCTGGGCCAGAGGTCTGCGGTGTTCGAGAGGAACAGGCAGGTGGACTTTGCCCTGGAGGCAACACAGGCTTATGCTGCCCAGCCTCGCAGTGAcacagaggaggaagatgaagaggagaccCCCACCACGTCTAATGTTGCTACAACTGAAACCCTGCCCATGTCTGCCTATGAGGAAGAGGacagtgaggaggaggaagatttGGTTGGGGCCAAGCCCCTGATCCCAGTAAGGAGAGGGAGATCtggaggagcgagggagagagatgaagaggagcagGAGACCCAGACTGGTGAGGTGCTGACCAACCAATACCTCTCCACAGCTCAAACTCTGGACATGGTCCAGGAGAGTGATGATGAGGAAGAAGCCAAACCAGACTCGCCCAGAAGAAGACGGACCCAAAAACAGACAGTAGacgaggaagagagacagactgtCGGCTCCTACCTCTCCACTGCTGAAACCCAGCCCAtgtttactgctgctgctgctgaggatgatgatgataatgaggaGGAAGAACTCAAACCTCCATCACCCAGAAGGAGGGGAAGGTCCCAGAGAGGCAgagtagaagaggaggagacacaaCCTAGTGAGTTCCTCACCAGCTCCCACATCTCCACCGCTGAAACTCAGCCTATGGGTACTTGTgacactgaggaagaggaggaggaggacaccaAAGCTAAAGGACAGgctcagagagagcgagggaaagagtCGGAGGCTGGGACAAGCGGTGTCAGCagtagaggtagaagaggagctagaggaggagaggaggagagctctGAGACTCTGAAAACGCAGATGAGAGGGAAGGGGAAGGCTGTGAACACCGCGGGAggcggagggaggagagaggtgttgcctgaggaggaagagagtgagaaagaagaAGAGGCGGAGGTGGTTGAGCAAGGGAGGAGGGGAATAGGAAGAAAGAGTGTGAAAcaacagaaagagggagaaaaagaaagacttgaggaggaacggagagaggaggaagagggaataGAGAAGGAAAGACAAGAACAGGCTGAGAAGGAACGGTTGCAGAAGGAAAAAGTAGAATCAGAAAGGGTTATGAAGGaacaacaggacagagagaggatggaacaGGAACTTAAAGAACAAGATGAGAGATTAGAGAGTGTGGAAAGAGAAAAAacagaaaggatggagagagagaaaagagaagaaacagaaaggatggagagagagaaaagagaacaggagaaaagagaagaaacagaaaggatggagagagagaaaagagaagaaacagaaaggatggagagagagaaaagagaacaggagaaaagagaagaaacagaaaggatggagagagagaaaagagaacaggagaaaagagaacaggagaaaagagaagaaacagaaaggatggagagagagaaaagagaagaaacagaaaggatggagagagagaaaagagaacaggagaaaagagaagaaacagaaaggatggagagggagaaaagagaagaaacagaaaggatggagagagagaaaagagaacaggagaaaagagaagaaacagaaaggatggagagagagaaaagagaagaaacagaaaggatggagagagagaaaagagaacaggagaaaagagaagaaacagaaaggatggagagagagaaaagagaacaggagaaaagagaagaaacagaaaggatggagagagagaaaagagaacaggAGAAAAGAGAGCGGCTTGAGAGGGAAAGGAAGGAACGAGAAGAGCAAGAAAGACTGCAGTGCGAGAGGACAAAAAGAGAAAAGAAGGAGAGATTAGAGGAAGAAAAAGAAAGAATAGAGCGGGAGAGGAAAGAAATAGAAGAGAGGAacagactggagagggaggaaaaagagAAGCAAGAACGAttggagagagaaaacagggaaaGGGAAGCGCTTGAGCGATcggagagagaaagggtggagaaagagaggatagagggagaacaAGCAGAAAAGCAAAGATTGGAGAAAGAAAAAATggaaagggaagagaagagaaaacaggagagagaactattgaagaagaaaaaggaagaggagagaaacctGAAAGAAAaactggagagggagaagaaggaaagagaaaagagggaagcagaggagaaagaaaaggagataAAAGAACGACAGGCGAAGGAACAAGGAGAAAAACAAGCCAAGAAAGACGACGAAAATGAGCTAAAAACATCCAGGAGAGGTCGCAGAGCAGCAACCAGGAGAACCGTCACGGTTCCACCCACAACGGAACCACAACCTGAACTTAATATTCTGTCCAGCACACCAGAACCAGTCCCAGCTAGTATAACTAGGTCTCGCTCCAACTCTTCCAACTCTGTCAGCTCTGAGAGATCCAGCATAGACACCCtggggagcagagggagagggggcaggaAGACCACCAGCACCACAGAGCCAGCCCCGGATCCAGACAACCCCACCCGCAACAGCACCAGGAGAAGGACGTTGGTCGGGACGGTTGTGGCTCCCCCTGCTGCTGTGGAGGTCACAGCGCAGGACATTCTCTCCAGCGAACAGTTTGTTGCCAGGAGAACCCGCTCCAGCTCCACCAACTCCCACAGCTCCACCAACTCGGAGGTCTCCACCTGTATCGTGGATAGCGTGAGCTCTCAGAgcaaagggaggggaggaggcagAAGGAGGAAGACTGGGACAGAGTCTCTCTCCCCCAGTAACAGGCAGAGTGAGCAGCCTCCAGCCCCCAAGCCCACAGCCAGAGGCAGGAGAAGCCAGAAGGTTGAGGATGATGGTCCACACCCTGTTATTAATGAGAAGGCTGATTCTCAGGAGGCTGGTGGTACCACTAGAGGGCAGAATAAAACTGCCAAAACCAATGAGCCAGACCCTGTAGTAGCAGATGAAGaaaccactccagcccaggtaACAGAGGACTCCCCCGCTCCTAGAGGGAATGGAAGAGGCCGGGGCCGAGCCGGCCAGAAAGACAACACACCTGAATCCACCACTACAACAGCAGGAGGGGACACTCCAAGTGAAGAGGGACTGGAGTCTAAAACAggtgggagagggaaagggaggaagagggggctggaagaggaggaggaggaggagaacagtgggttCAAGGTTCCCCGGAGGAAAGCTAAGGTTCAGAGGGGAGGGAGATGCAGGGCagcagaggagaaaggagagaaagaggagaaaccTGCATCCACTCCAGCAAAGAGAGGCAGAGCCTCCACTGCACAGGTGAAAAAGAtagcagaggaggagaagagtatGGCGGGACAGAGTGagaagatggaagaggaagaggcTAGTGCTGTGCAGAGGAAAGTCCGAGGCAGGCAGTCGACGGTTCAGATAAAGAAGAAAGAGGAACCTGTTTTGGACTCTGTG GTGCCCCAGACCCCTACAGGTAAGGGCAGAGGTAAACGTAGGGCCCCTGTGGAATCATCACCACTAGCCAGGACCCCTcgctcctcctctgcctctcccctgtcctccctctcctcccctgggACACTGGGCCCAGCGAGGGCCGCCACGCATTCCTACAAG GTGTTGTTTACAGGAGTGGTGGATGAGGAGGGGGGGAAGGTGGTGTCTTGTCTGGGGGGCAGCCTGGCGAAGGGCGTGGCTGACATGACCCACCTGGTGACTGACCGGGTCCGACGCACCGTCAAGTTCCTGTGTGCTGTGGCCCGCGGCATGCCCGTCGTCACCACCGCTTGGCTGGATAAG TGTGGTAAGGTGGGTCATTTCCTACCTACTGACAGGTACCTGGTGAAGGATAGGGAGCAGGAGAACAAGTTCAGCTTCTGTCTGGAGGAATCACTGAGGACCGCCAGCACCCAACCtctactacag ggttATGAGGtccatgttaccaggtcagtgTTGCCAGAGCCAGCCCAGATGAAGGACATCATCATCTGTAGTGGAGCTCGCTTCCTCTCTACGATGCCCTCCACTCAGAAGGCCCAGGCCCGGACCCTAGTGATATCGTGtggggaggactggtctctctgtgctcctgctctctctgcttctctccccgTCCTCAGTGCTGAGTTCCTGCTAACTGGTATATTACAGCAGAGAGTGGACCTGGTAACCCATGTCCTCTCAGCCCCCAAACCCAGGGCCCAGCCAGGAGCCAAAGGCCAGgccagggggaggaagagaatgTAA
- the LOC139424304 gene encoding uncharacterized protein → MKMKTVSVVVLSLLLCSALSAPLKGKEDSQKTMFFGEDFHLQLPSLAAEVLFQPSNAKAGVEVVLMRGGSVVGNRAKLNSQLSHLILANVGEGDEGTYSVKNNEQPEEVRRITLIVRDCSNEQNVKYGENYHIQLVGVEAPITLEYRPSAVEANLTSRPPLVLMTRGGLSRDGYQGRLSVNEYRITLNAVTGADEGSYTVRGTNLKIMRKVCLNVKEHQNFVKLPYAGTLKINLILNASMVRLFYTPDYDLKTRQILDGGQLTVPADLDLVGRISLDPSVVILDQVKASDVGQFKVTDILGFPVSNVYLEVEAYKLPSLYVAIIALVGFLVLLLLVCLLSCLVKQKKRAAKARAIEKIAQNAGKEDEGDAFRQVVKNITQFEESIAQSIDITEKSQSTEVDIKGLEVSSKEVACGNLETSDSGVEFNTTGLPLDTDTDVPDQIPESEAETESVAFVPETKPSPPPVTKPSPVPKINKIPEPAPEPKLTITKPVETKLSPIPSPVSKQAPSPIAKTPEPKIPELKTPEPTKTPDLKTPDPKTPELKTPEPVKTPIAVSPSPVSPKPTPPLTPVSKPTAPQPSTPEPAKLVTPAPELPKPVTPTPESQKPVTPIQTPTPTPMLSPEPAPTTNGTPEPPAPESKPNTALAPVGLIESPVAKATPPKTPEVEVTAPSSPALEAKMDAPVEENNATTAT, encoded by the exons ATGAAGATGAagacagtcagtgtggtggtgCTAAGCTTGCTGCTCTGCTCAG CTCTGTCGGCCCCTTTGAAAG GTAAAGAAGACTCCCAGAAGACCATGTTCTTTGGGGAGGACTTCCATCTGCAGCTGCCCTCCCTGGCTGCAGaggttttgttccagcccagtaaTGCCAAGGCGGGGGTTGAGGTGGTCCTGATGCGGGGTGGGTCCGTGGTCGGTAACCGTGCCAAGCTCAACAGTCAGCTCAGTCACCTGATCTTAGCGAACGTGGGCGAGGGGGACGAGGGGACGTACTCGGTGAAGAACAACGAACAGCCGGAAGAGGTCCGACGCATCACACTCATCGTCAGAG ACTGTTCCAACGAGCAGAACGTTAAGTATGGGGAGAACTACCACATCCAGCTGGTGGGGGTGGAGGCTCCCATCACCCTGGAGTATAGGCCCAGTGCTGTGGAGGCCAACCTGACCTCCAG GCCGCCCCTGGTGCTGATGACCCGAGGAGGGCTCTCCAGAGACGGGTACCAGGGGCGCCTGAGTGTCAACGAGTACCGGATCACTCTCAACGCCGTGACAGGCGCCGATGAGGGAAGCTACACCGTCAGAGGCACGAACCTGAAGATCATGAGGAAGGTCTGCCTAAATGTCAAAG aACACCAGAACTTTGTGAAGCTGCCATACGCTGGCACCCTGAAGATCAACCTGATTCTGAATGCCTCCATGGTGCGTCTGTTCTACACGCCCGACTACGACTTAAAAACCAGACAGATCCTGGACGGGGGACAGTTAACG GTGCCAGCAGACCTGGATCTGGTGGGGCGGATCTCTCTGGATCCGTCTGTGGTCATCCTGGACCAGGTCAAGGCCAGCGACGTCGGACAGTTCAAGGTCACGGACATACTGGGGTTTCCTGTGTCCAACGTCTACCTGGAagtggagg cctACAAGCTGCCGTCCCTCTACGTGGCAATCATAGCACTGGTGGGCTTCCTGGTCCTCCTGCTGTTGGTGTGTCTGCTGTCCTGCCTGGTCAAGCAGAAGAAGAGGGCTGCCAAGGCCCGAGCCATCGAGAAGATTGCCCAAAACGCAGGCAAGGAGGACGAGGGAGATGCCTTCAGACAG GTGGTGAAGAACATTACTCAGTTTGAGGAGTCTATAGCCCAGTCCATCGACATCACAGAGAAGTCTCAGAGCACTGAGGTGGACATTAAA GGTCTGGAGGTGTCATCCAAGGAGGTGGCATGTGGTAACCTGGAGACCAGTGACTCAGGGGTGGAGTTTAACACCACTGGCCTCCCATTGGACACTGACACTGATGTCCCCGACCAGATTCCAGAATCAGAGGCTGAGACTGAGAGTGTTGCCTTCGTCCCAGAAACCAAGCCAAGCCCACCCCCGGTTACCAAACCTAGCCCGGTTCCCAAAATCAACAAAATCCCTGAACCAGCTCCTGAACCAAAGTTGACCATAACCAAACCCGTTGAGACCAAACTCAGTCCAATCCCAAGCCCGGTCTCCAAGCAGGCTCCAAGCCCCATTGCCAAAACTCCTGAACCGAAAATACCTGAATTGAAAACACCTGAACCAACCAAAACTCCTGATTTGAAAACTCCTGATCCGAAAACACCTGAATTGAAAACACCTGAACCAGTCAAAACACCTATTGCTGTGTCTCCAAGCCCGGTGTCCCCTAAGCCAACCCCACCCCTGACCCCTGTCTCCAAACCAACTGCACCCCAACCATCAACCCCCGAACCCGCCAAGCTGGTGACACCAGCCCCCGAACTCCCCAAGCCGGTGACACCAACCCCGGAATCCCAAAAGCCCGTGACACCAATCCAGACTCCGACCCCAACCCCAATGCTGAGCCCTGAACCTGCTCCGACCACCAATGGCACACCCGAACCACCAGCACCTGAATCCAAACCTAACACTGCTCTGGCCCCAGTGGGTCTGATCGAAAGTCCTGTCGCCAAGGCAACCCCGCCTAAAACCCCTGAGGTGGAGGTGACCGCCCCAAGTAGTCCAGCCCTTGAGGCCAAAATGGACGCCCCAGTTGAGGAAAACAACGCCACCACCGCAACCTGA